A stretch of Desulfotalea psychrophila LSv54 DNA encodes these proteins:
- the gatA gene encoding Asp-tRNA(Asn)/Glu-tRNA(Gln) amidotransferase subunit GatA — MKAYELSIEEAAAKLRAGDISSVELTQSCLQRIGDVEDRVKGFITVDEEGALAQAKAADKALQNGETNPLCGIPMSIKDLLAVKDLPMTCGSKMLEKFIAPYNATIVDKLQGAGAVNLGKVTMDEFAMGSTSETCAFGVPQNPWKEGYVAGGSSGGSAVTVAAQECFFSIGTDTGGSIRQPAALCGVVGMKPTYGRVSRYGLTAFASSLDQAGPLCRTVADTALVMNSICGYDPMDSTSINQEVPDYTASLVEGVKGLRIGIPKEYFAKGLDSEVEKVVRNAIAVLASAGAEIVDVSLPHTEYCVAVYYLIAPAEASTNLSRYDGALYGYRDLESKTLEDMYKDTRSAGFGDEVKKRILIGTYALSSGYYDAYYKKASQVRTLIIEDFKNAYRSCDVLLSPVTPTPAWKLGAKSDDPLAIYLSDIMTVSANLAGIPGMSVPGGFTEDGLPVGIQLQGSHFQEEILLKVAYNLEKLLAIQPGKLDF; from the coding sequence ATGAAAGCGTACGAACTCAGCATAGAAGAGGCCGCAGCAAAACTTCGAGCAGGAGATATTAGCTCTGTGGAACTCACTCAGAGTTGTCTCCAAAGAATTGGAGATGTTGAGGATAGAGTTAAGGGTTTTATAACAGTAGACGAGGAAGGTGCTCTTGCCCAGGCAAAGGCTGCCGATAAGGCCCTGCAAAATGGAGAGACAAATCCTCTCTGCGGTATCCCCATGTCTATTAAGGATCTGTTGGCAGTGAAAGATTTGCCAATGACCTGTGGTTCCAAGATGTTGGAAAAATTTATAGCACCTTATAATGCAACGATTGTTGATAAGTTGCAGGGGGCAGGCGCTGTAAATTTAGGAAAGGTAACCATGGATGAGTTTGCCATGGGATCGACCTCTGAAACCTGTGCCTTCGGCGTGCCTCAAAATCCTTGGAAAGAGGGGTATGTTGCCGGTGGTTCATCCGGTGGTTCCGCTGTGACGGTTGCGGCTCAGGAATGTTTCTTTTCCATCGGCACCGATACCGGTGGTTCCATTAGACAACCTGCTGCTCTCTGTGGGGTGGTGGGAATGAAACCCACCTATGGTCGTGTTTCCCGTTACGGTTTAACCGCCTTTGCCTCTTCTCTTGATCAGGCCGGTCCCCTCTGTCGAACGGTTGCCGATACAGCTCTGGTTATGAACAGTATCTGTGGTTATGACCCCATGGATTCTACCTCTATCAACCAGGAGGTGCCTGATTATACAGCCTCTCTTGTTGAGGGGGTTAAAGGATTGCGCATTGGAATCCCTAAAGAATATTTTGCCAAGGGCCTTGATTCCGAGGTGGAGAAAGTAGTTCGTAACGCCATTGCAGTTTTGGCCAGTGCTGGCGCGGAGATTGTTGATGTCTCCCTGCCGCATACCGAATACTGTGTAGCCGTCTACTATTTGATTGCCCCCGCCGAGGCAAGTACTAATCTCTCCCGATATGATGGTGCCCTCTATGGATATCGGGATCTGGAGTCGAAGACTCTGGAAGATATGTATAAGGACACGCGCTCGGCAGGATTTGGTGACGAGGTGAAGAAGCGTATCCTTATCGGTACATATGCCCTCTCCTCCGGTTATTATGATGCCTACTATAAGAAGGCATCTCAGGTGCGTACCCTTATCATTGAAGATTTTAAGAATGCATACAGATCCTGTGATGTGCTCCTCTCTCCTGTAACTCCTACTCCTGCTTGGAAACTGGGGGCAAAGTCCGATGATCCATTGGCCATTTATCTTTCAGATATCATGACCGTTTCGGCAAACCTTGCCGGTATCCCCGGTATGTCTGTTCCTGGTGGATTCACGGAAGATGGTCTTCCCGTTGGCATTCAGCTACAGGGATCACATTTTCAGGAGGAGATCCTGTTGAAGGTTGCCTATAACCTTGAAAAGTTACTTGCCATCCAGCCTGGAAAACTTGATTTCTAA
- the gatC gene encoding Asp-tRNA(Asn)/Glu-tRNA(Gln) amidotransferase subunit GatC: protein MKISEKEVQHVAHLSRLHLDQDELASMTEQLDGILSYMEKLAEVDTEGVLPTTHAFSKTNAFREDIVKDSLSQEESLANGPVQNGTAFQVPRVI, encoded by the coding sequence ATGAAAATTTCAGAAAAAGAAGTACAACACGTAGCTCATCTTTCACGATTGCACCTTGATCAAGATGAGTTGGCAAGCATGACAGAACAACTTGATGGTATTTTGTCCTATATGGAAAAATTGGCTGAAGTAGATACCGAGGGTGTTCTACCCACAACCCATGCATTTTCTAAAACAAATGCCTTTCGTGAAGATATAGTAAAAGACTCTTTATCTCAGGAAGAATCACTTGCCAATGGTCCTGTGCAAAATGGTACGGCCTTTCAAGTGCCACGAGTTATCTAG
- a CDS encoding HD domain-containing phosphohydrolase, whose product MKDIKELFKKKAKVLIADDDAIVRETISEILGVYGYEVELASCGGEAISKVDDSFDVIVLDINMPDLNGFETMDAIEKLGFNIPILFLTGAGSMDYAVKAINMGAYDFLTKPIKDLDLFNIQIKRAVEKRAYILREQEYKKSLEHEIRIKTAQLEKQNKLLTSYNKSIKNATVQLMASLQNAMEEKDYYTAGHTTRVTEYAVMLGLSMGISESDIAILRRAAQFHDIGKLVIDLSCIQKAGKLTDDEWALIKKHPEVGASIIEPLGFMDKEIAIIRHHHERMDGKGYPAGLRGHEIDELTRILTVVDSYDAMTSHRNYKENMTREQAVAELERCSGTQFDADIVKYFSRSIVDFTLSGKFEADKPLDCYLNYTG is encoded by the coding sequence ATGAAAGATATTAAAGAATTATTTAAGAAAAAGGCGAAGGTGTTGATAGCTGATGATGATGCTATTGTCCGGGAAACCATCTCAGAAATACTCGGGGTTTACGGCTATGAGGTTGAGTTGGCTTCATGTGGCGGAGAGGCTATATCTAAGGTAGATGATAGCTTTGATGTTATTGTCTTAGATATCAACATGCCTGATCTTAATGGTTTTGAAACCATGGATGCTATAGAAAAGTTGGGTTTTAATATTCCCATTCTTTTTTTAACCGGTGCCGGCTCTATGGATTATGCCGTTAAGGCCATTAATATGGGGGCCTATGATTTTTTAACGAAACCCATTAAAGATCTGGATCTATTTAATATTCAGATAAAGAGAGCTGTGGAGAAGCGCGCCTATATTCTTCGGGAACAGGAGTATAAAAAATCTCTGGAACATGAGATACGCATCAAGACAGCTCAGCTTGAAAAACAAAACAAACTGTTAACCTCTTATAATAAAAGCATTAAAAATGCGACTGTTCAGCTTATGGCAAGTTTGCAAAATGCCATGGAGGAGAAGGATTATTATACAGCGGGTCATACGACTAGAGTAACTGAATATGCAGTTATGCTTGGTCTTTCCATGGGAATATCAGAATCGGATATTGCTATATTGCGAAGAGCTGCTCAGTTTCATGATATCGGTAAACTTGTTATAGATCTCTCCTGTATTCAAAAGGCGGGCAAGTTAACCGATGACGAGTGGGCCTTGATAAAGAAACATCCGGAAGTGGGGGCCAGTATTATAGAACCCTTAGGTTTTATGGATAAAGAGATTGCTATTATTCGTCATCACCATGAAAGAATGGATGGGAAGGGGTACCCTGCCGGTTTAAGGGGGCACGAGATTGATGAACTGACACGTATCTTAACGGTTGTTGATAGTTATGATGCGATGACATCTCATCGTAATTATAAAGAAAATATGACAAGAGAACAGGCGGTGGCAGAGCTTGAGAGATGTTCTGGAACTCAATTTGACGCTGACATTGTAAAATATTTTTCCAGAAGTATTGTTGATTTTACGCTAAGTGGAAAATTTGAGGCAGATAAGCCTCTTGACTGTTATCTGAATTATACAGGGTAA
- a CDS encoding 5-formyltetrahydrofolate cyclo-ligase, whose product MMNLLRREVLIKRKNLSDAERFEQSKRAVQKLSDFLAEAQTVFVYLSYNGEVETFELVDKLLARGFRVTIPWTSLVDKKIIPVEIFENNFRMLLEEGPYGISQPSSTYMEENSLLAEEIDVVICPGSLFDRRGGRMGYGGGFYDRFLSGEKAQNMKKIGLCFQFQLFDIIEQEDHDVKMNYIVTDREVLTC is encoded by the coding sequence ATGATGAATCTTCTTCGTAGGGAAGTGTTAATAAAAAGAAAAAATCTTTCAGATGCAGAACGTTTTGAACAGAGTAAGAGAGCTGTTCAGAAATTGTCTGATTTTTTGGCAGAGGCCCAAACTGTCTTTGTCTATTTAAGTTACAATGGTGAGGTGGAAACTTTTGAGCTTGTTGATAAGCTTTTGGCCAGAGGTTTTCGAGTGACTATTCCCTGGACTAGTCTTGTTGATAAAAAAATTATTCCAGTAGAAATTTTTGAAAATAATTTTAGGATGTTACTTGAAGAAGGCCCCTATGGAATATCGCAACCATCCTCTACCTATATGGAAGAAAATAGTCTTTTGGCGGAGGAGATAGATGTGGTGATTTGTCCCGGAAGTCTCTTTGACAGGAGAGGTGGGAGAATGGGCTATGGCGGTGGGTTTTATGATAGATTTTTATCTGGGGAAAAGGCACAAAACATGAAAAAAATAGGGCTCTGTTTTCAATTTCAACTTTTTGATATTATTGAACAAGAAGATCATGATGTGAAAATGAATTATATTGTCACGGACAGAGAGGTTTTGACTTGTTAA
- a CDS encoding serine hydrolase domain-containing protein, which produces MNKKVKDLLVEGVKEGLFSGASVAAFHGMKGQSFLVNCGNTGDNNTFLVSEDTFYDLASLTKPLVTALSIACLVERGLLTLGTRLSEIYGNLSGKKGDISIGHLLSHASGLPAHVKFYESCKEDCWQYVIENILYVEPLAEVGESIYSDLGYMLLADIIEKKVGKRLCDFWFEEIAIPLGLEEDFCFSGNKHLGPENCALTSNIVDNFVYYCGQVHDDNCRSMGSYAGHAGLFGTVKGLLKLCKSIVNSYFSKGTLSFCSRDVLLLFLQRQQGSHWTYGFDTPSGLYSTSGRYFSQHTVGHLGFTGTSFWCDLEENIIIILLTNRALFNNNLRKMKVFRPVLHDHIMEYWGYDESSS; this is translated from the coding sequence GTGAATAAAAAGGTTAAAGATTTGCTTGTTGAAGGGGTTAAAGAGGGACTTTTTTCTGGCGCTTCAGTAGCTGCCTTTCATGGAATGAAGGGGCAAAGTTTTTTAGTTAACTGTGGGAATACAGGTGATAATAACACATTTTTGGTTTCTGAGGATACTTTTTATGATCTGGCATCTTTAACTAAACCACTTGTTACAGCTTTGAGTATTGCCTGTCTGGTAGAAAGGGGTCTCTTGACTTTAGGGACAAGGCTCTCTGAAATTTATGGAAATTTATCAGGGAAGAAAGGGGATATTTCAATTGGTCACCTACTGTCACATGCTTCTGGTTTGCCTGCTCATGTTAAATTTTATGAGAGCTGTAAAGAGGATTGTTGGCAGTATGTGATTGAAAATATTTTGTATGTAGAGCCTTTGGCAGAAGTTGGGGAGAGCATCTATAGCGATCTTGGTTATATGTTGCTAGCTGATATTATTGAGAAAAAAGTTGGTAAAAGGCTCTGTGATTTTTGGTTTGAAGAGATAGCTATCCCTTTGGGGCTGGAGGAGGATTTTTGTTTTTCAGGTAATAAGCATCTGGGTCCGGAAAATTGTGCTTTAACATCTAACATTGTTGATAACTTTGTTTATTACTGTGGACAAGTACATGATGATAACTGTAGAAGTATGGGCTCTTATGCCGGACATGCGGGGCTTTTTGGCACAGTTAAGGGTTTGCTTAAATTGTGTAAAAGTATTGTTAACAGCTACTTTAGCAAGGGAACTTTGTCCTTTTGTTCACGGGATGTTCTTCTTCTCTTCTTACAAAGACAGCAGGGCAGTCACTGGACTTATGGCTTTGATACACCTTCAGGCCTCTATTCAACATCGGGGAGATATTTTAGCCAACACACCGTGGGGCATCTGGGGTTTACCGGAACTTCTTTTTGGTGTGATTTAGAGGAGAATATTATTATTATCTTACTTACCAACAGGGCACTATTTAACAATAACCTTCGGAAAATGAAGGTTTTTAGACCTGTTTTACATGACCATATTATGGAATATTGGGGGTATGATGAATCTTCTTCGTAG
- the dnaN gene encoding DNA polymerase III subunit beta, whose translation MLKQDLLEGLGSIQNITNKNGTMAILFNVLIETSNGGLTLTATDLEIGLKIFIKAEIHGEGSLTLPSKKIFEIVRESGSEKISIEEKENSWVVIKAGQSTYNLAGMASDEYPEFPEYDEDSFTVFESYLFQELIEKVIFSVANEQENIYTLTSILFEKEKEGDKNYLKMISSDGHRLSIMRREVPVDLTNFKVNPVTLIPKKGVQEWKKFCDNKDSIEVSFEHDKLILRNNQDVMVVSLKTGEFPQYKAIVDAVQLENCLEIPRIPFLDSLKRINLFTEDVFHTIQLAIDKDFMVLSSQNADLGNAKDEQVIAYSGEPLTLGFNCRYFIDTLQAMECEKIKAYINSSNSPCLINSDDDPGFTSIIMPMQL comes from the coding sequence GTGTTGAAGCAAGATCTCTTAGAAGGATTAGGTAGCATACAAAACATCACGAATAAAAATGGCACTATGGCCATTCTTTTCAATGTCCTTATAGAAACATCAAACGGTGGTCTTACTCTCACTGCTACAGATCTTGAAATAGGCTTGAAAATATTCATTAAGGCAGAAATTCATGGAGAAGGTTCACTCACCCTTCCTTCAAAGAAAATTTTTGAAATTGTTCGTGAGTCTGGTTCAGAAAAAATATCAATTGAAGAAAAAGAAAACAGCTGGGTTGTTATAAAAGCAGGACAGAGTACCTACAACCTTGCAGGTATGGCTAGTGATGAATATCCAGAATTTCCAGAATATGACGAGGATAGCTTTACCGTCTTTGAAAGCTATCTCTTCCAAGAACTCATAGAAAAGGTTATATTCTCTGTAGCCAATGAACAGGAAAACATATACACCCTTACCTCTATTCTCTTTGAAAAAGAAAAAGAAGGCGATAAGAACTATTTGAAGATGATCTCTTCCGATGGCCATCGACTGTCCATCATGAGAAGGGAAGTTCCTGTTGATTTAACTAATTTCAAAGTAAATCCCGTTACTCTTATCCCTAAAAAAGGTGTTCAGGAGTGGAAAAAATTCTGTGATAACAAAGATTCTATCGAAGTTTCTTTTGAACACGACAAACTTATCCTGCGAAACAATCAGGATGTTATGGTTGTAAGTTTGAAAACAGGAGAATTTCCTCAATACAAGGCCATTGTTGATGCGGTACAGCTTGAAAATTGTTTAGAAATTCCACGAATACCTTTTCTCGATTCTCTCAAAAGAATCAACCTTTTCACTGAGGATGTCTTTCACACCATCCAGTTGGCAATAGATAAAGATTTTATGGTTCTCTCCTCTCAAAATGCTGATCTTGGTAATGCAAAAGATGAGCAGGTTATCGCCTATTCCGGTGAACCCTTAACACTGGGCTTTAACTGTCGATATTTTATTGATACTCTTCAGGCTATGGAATGTGAAAAAATCAAAGCTTATATCAACTCAAGTAATAGTCCTTGTTTGATTAACTCTGATGATGATCCAGGATTTACCAGTATCATTATGCCGATGCAGCTCTAA
- the gyrB gene encoding DNA topoisomerase (ATP-hydrolyzing) subunit B codes for MTEKNSYGAEQIKVLDGLEAVRKRPSMYIGNTGIEGLHHLIWEIVDNSIDEALAGHCQLIKVTIHEGNKVTVEDDGRGIPVDIHPVEKISALELVMTTLHAGGKFDHSSYKVSGGLHGVGISVVNALSSVAQVIVKRNGKMYRQTYAYGDKTSELEIIGDCERTGSIVTFQADPEIFTESTVYDYEVVKNRVRELAFLNMGVKIQLKDERSGAEDKFPEEEFKLPGGVISYVQYLNRKRTTIVAEPICIIGEKDGVEVDIAFQHFDGYAERLFSFVNNINTREGGSHVAGFRSALTKCMNRYANDDIIPKNLREKMSGDDIREGLTCVISVRVPNPQFEGQTKTKLGNTEVKSIVESIASEKLSLFLEQNPQVAKKILFKVVEAARAREAAKRARDLSRKKGSTSLLMAGKLAECQEKDPAKREIFIVEGDSAGGSAKQGRDRSIQAILPLRGKIMNVEKARFDKILGSEEIKNLIAALGSGIGKDDFDVEKLRYHKVIIMTDADVDGAHIRTLLLTFFYRQMLPLVQGGFVYIGQPPLYRLGRGKKEKYFLNDGELNHHLFQQASEAMRIMRVSDQVVVEGSELVSLLEKLSMYESIVAFMNRINILEDMLFFLLDNGIRSADQFKDKEFVENLISKISEEEFIIGNIRICHWREDCYEVDIAVRGKVQVMMTLGPEIPLIGEYRKALALFEHVQLFLRGSYIIHHTNKSGVEREIAAETWSDMVDTIRDESFKGSHLQRYKGLGEMNPEQLWDTTMNPENRVLVQVKINDAEQADDMFTTLMGDKVEPRREFIQNHALEVSDLDI; via the coding sequence GTGACTGAAAAAAATAGCTATGGTGCTGAACAGATTAAGGTCCTTGATGGCCTTGAAGCTGTTCGTAAGCGACCATCAATGTACATCGGAAACACAGGCATAGAAGGACTTCATCATCTTATTTGGGAAATTGTTGATAACAGTATCGATGAAGCTCTTGCTGGCCACTGTCAGCTTATCAAGGTAACTATCCATGAGGGCAATAAGGTAACTGTTGAAGATGATGGACGTGGTATTCCCGTAGATATTCATCCTGTTGAAAAGATATCTGCTCTTGAACTTGTTATGACCACTCTCCATGCAGGTGGTAAGTTCGATCACTCTTCCTACAAGGTTTCAGGTGGCCTGCACGGCGTGGGCATTTCCGTTGTTAACGCCCTCTCCAGTGTTGCTCAGGTAATTGTTAAGCGCAATGGAAAGATGTATCGCCAAACTTACGCCTATGGTGATAAGACAAGCGAATTGGAGATCATAGGTGATTGTGAAAGGACAGGCTCAATAGTCACCTTTCAAGCTGATCCAGAGATATTCACCGAGAGTACTGTTTATGACTATGAAGTTGTCAAAAATAGAGTTCGTGAGCTTGCCTTCCTCAACATGGGCGTCAAAATTCAGCTTAAAGATGAACGAAGCGGTGCTGAAGATAAGTTTCCCGAAGAGGAGTTTAAGTTACCCGGTGGTGTGATTTCCTACGTGCAGTACCTCAATCGTAAGAGAACCACCATTGTTGCTGAGCCTATCTGCATAATTGGTGAAAAAGACGGTGTTGAAGTTGATATTGCCTTTCAACACTTTGATGGATATGCGGAGAGATTGTTTTCGTTTGTTAATAACATTAACACCCGAGAAGGTGGCTCACATGTGGCTGGTTTTCGTTCAGCCCTGACCAAGTGCATGAATAGGTATGCCAACGATGATATTATTCCTAAAAATCTTCGGGAGAAGATGAGTGGTGATGATATCCGTGAGGGACTTACCTGTGTCATCTCCGTGCGTGTCCCTAATCCACAGTTTGAAGGACAGACCAAGACAAAGCTTGGTAATACCGAAGTAAAATCAATTGTTGAATCAATTGCCAGTGAAAAGCTTTCACTTTTTCTTGAACAAAACCCACAGGTAGCAAAGAAAATCCTCTTTAAGGTGGTTGAAGCAGCAAGGGCCCGTGAAGCAGCGAAGAGGGCACGTGATCTTTCCCGTAAGAAGGGTTCAACCAGTCTGTTGATGGCCGGCAAGCTTGCTGAATGTCAGGAAAAGGATCCCGCTAAACGAGAGATTTTCATCGTGGAGGGTGACTCTGCCGGTGGTTCTGCAAAACAGGGTCGTGACAGATCTATTCAGGCTATTCTTCCCCTTCGTGGCAAGATTATGAATGTGGAAAAAGCCCGTTTTGATAAGATTCTGGGAAGTGAAGAGATCAAGAATCTCATTGCCGCCCTGGGCTCTGGCATAGGTAAGGATGATTTCGATGTGGAAAAACTTCGTTATCATAAAGTTATTATCATGACAGATGCTGATGTCGATGGTGCCCATATTCGTACCCTGCTTCTGACCTTTTTCTATCGTCAGATGTTACCTTTGGTTCAAGGTGGATTTGTCTATATCGGTCAACCTCCACTCTACCGGCTTGGTCGGGGTAAGAAGGAGAAGTACTTTCTCAACGATGGAGAACTTAACCATCACCTCTTCCAGCAGGCCAGTGAGGCCATGCGTATCATGCGTGTTTCTGATCAGGTTGTTGTGGAGGGTAGTGAGTTGGTGAGCCTGTTGGAAAAACTCTCCATGTACGAGAGTATCGTTGCCTTTATGAACAGGATAAATATTCTCGAAGATATGCTCTTTTTCCTCCTCGACAATGGCATTAGATCGGCAGATCAGTTTAAGGATAAGGAATTTGTTGAGAATCTTATCAGTAAAATTTCTGAAGAGGAGTTCATCATTGGCAATATACGAATATGCCATTGGCGTGAAGATTGTTACGAGGTTGATATCGCCGTCAGAGGCAAAGTTCAGGTGATGATGACCTTAGGGCCGGAGATACCCCTTATCGGCGAATACAGGAAGGCTCTAGCTCTTTTTGAGCATGTTCAGCTCTTCCTTCGGGGCTCTTATATCATTCATCATACCAATAAGAGTGGTGTCGAACGGGAAATTGCCGCTGAAACCTGGTCAGATATGGTTGATACCATCCGTGATGAATCCTTCAAAGGGAGTCATCTACAGCGTTATAAGGGTCTTGGTGAGATGAATCCTGAACAACTTTGGGATACCACTATGAATCCCGAGAATCGTGTACTTGTTCAGGTCAAGATAAATGATGCAGAGCAGGCCGATGATATGTTCACAACCTTGATGGGTGATAAGGTTGAACCACGACGAGAATTTATCCAGAATCATGCTCTTGAAGTATCTGATTTGGATATTTAA
- the gyrA gene encoding DNA gyrase subunit A, translating to MTTENEAVQEQFPQISIEKELQKSYLDYAMSVIIGRALPDVRDGLKPVHRRALFAMRELGIAYNRPYVKSARIVGDVIGKYHPHGDTAAYDTIVRMAQEFSLRYPLVDGQGNFGSLDGDSAAAMRYTEARMTRIDTEIVSDLDKDTVDFVPNYDNSLTEPSVMPSRVPNLLINGSSGIAVGMATNIPPHNIVEVIDGLLALADDPNITVHELMSLITGPDFPTGAYICGRSGIREAYETGRGIVVMRALTHVETSKDGKRESIIITEIPYQQNKAVLVEKIAHLVKDKKIEAISEVRDESDRHGTRVVIELKRNENSEVVINQLYKMTPMQRSFGIILLAIVNNKPMILNLKQILEHFLVHRKVVVYRRTAFELGKAEEKAHILEGLNVAINNLDEVVTLIKKAQNPPEAKTNLVERFELSPIQAQTILDMRLQRLTGLERGKIASDYENVLQEITRLKTILADEALILGIIKDEFLEIRETYGDERRTVIIDAVDDLLPEDLIAPEDMAVTVTHSGFIKRNPAALYRSQHRGGKGVSGAKNIEEDFISDLYVASTLDTFLFFTNYGKVFWRKVYQLPLVGRTARGKAIVNLLELDESEKLAAILPVTSFEDEDKSKTILMVTKQGRIKKTSLQEFRRPLRKGKRALTINEGDEIIGAYLLNGDDTVLLCTSKGKAIHFHESDVRTMGRTAAGVRGITLGEDDEVVSAIVASSNDSILVVTENGYGKRSPIEEYRIQKRGGKGIIGIKQSERNGDLISAKQVSDEEEIMIIADSGKMIRMNLENVRIIGRSTQGVRLINLEGDEKVVSMDTVARDESDLDDEVDGTAVATTELAADVNIIPDVSEDE from the coding sequence ATGACTACAGAAAATGAAGCAGTACAGGAACAATTTCCTCAGATATCCATAGAAAAAGAGCTGCAAAAATCTTATCTTGATTATGCGATGAGTGTTATCATCGGTCGCGCTCTTCCTGATGTCCGTGACGGTCTTAAGCCGGTGCATCGACGTGCACTTTTTGCCATGCGCGAACTTGGCATTGCCTATAACAGACCCTATGTAAAGTCAGCCCGTATTGTCGGTGATGTTATCGGTAAGTACCATCCTCATGGTGACACCGCTGCCTATGATACCATTGTCCGGATGGCTCAGGAATTTTCTCTGCGTTATCCTCTTGTCGATGGTCAGGGTAACTTTGGCTCCCTGGATGGTGATTCTGCGGCAGCAATGCGTTATACGGAAGCGCGTATGACTCGAATTGATACCGAGATAGTCTCTGATCTTGATAAAGATACAGTTGATTTTGTGCCTAACTACGATAACTCTCTCACAGAGCCGTCGGTTATGCCTAGCCGGGTACCTAATCTGCTTATTAATGGTTCCTCTGGTATTGCCGTTGGTATGGCTACCAATATCCCGCCTCATAACATTGTTGAGGTTATTGATGGTTTGCTGGCCCTAGCCGATGATCCTAACATAACTGTACATGAGTTGATGTCACTTATCACCGGGCCTGATTTTCCTACCGGTGCCTATATTTGTGGCCGTTCAGGTATTCGTGAGGCCTACGAAACCGGTCGTGGTATTGTTGTTATGCGTGCCCTTACCCATGTTGAAACGAGTAAGGATGGTAAACGCGAATCTATCATCATCACAGAAATTCCTTATCAACAAAACAAGGCAGTTCTTGTTGAAAAGATAGCTCATCTGGTCAAGGATAAGAAGATAGAGGCCATCTCTGAGGTACGCGATGAATCAGATAGACACGGTACCCGGGTTGTTATTGAGCTGAAGAGAAATGAAAATTCCGAGGTTGTTATCAATCAGCTCTATAAGATGACACCTATGCAGAGATCATTTGGTATCATCCTGCTTGCCATTGTTAACAACAAACCTATGATCTTGAATCTTAAACAGATTCTTGAGCATTTTCTTGTCCATCGAAAGGTTGTTGTTTATAGAAGGACAGCCTTTGAGTTGGGTAAGGCTGAAGAAAAAGCGCACATCTTAGAGGGTTTGAATGTAGCAATTAACAATCTCGATGAAGTAGTAACGCTTATCAAAAAAGCGCAAAATCCTCCAGAGGCCAAGACCAATCTGGTCGAGCGTTTTGAGTTGAGCCCTATTCAGGCTCAAACAATTCTTGATATGCGCCTGCAGAGACTGACTGGTCTTGAGCGTGGTAAGATAGCCAGTGATTACGAGAATGTCCTACAAGAGATAACGAGGTTGAAGACCATTTTGGCCGACGAAGCGCTTATTCTTGGCATTATCAAGGATGAATTTTTGGAGATTCGTGAAACCTACGGTGATGAGCGTCGTACCGTGATAATCGATGCAGTTGATGATCTTCTTCCAGAAGATCTCATCGCTCCGGAGGATATGGCGGTAACGGTTACCCATTCTGGTTTTATTAAACGTAATCCTGCTGCCCTCTATCGTTCCCAACATCGGGGTGGTAAGGGTGTGAGTGGAGCCAAAAATATTGAGGAAGATTTTATCTCTGATCTCTATGTGGCCTCTACCTTGGATACCTTTCTCTTCTTTACTAATTATGGCAAAGTCTTCTGGCGTAAGGTTTATCAGTTACCACTGGTGGGACGTACAGCGCGTGGTAAGGCCATTGTTAATCTGCTTGAATTGGACGAGAGCGAGAAGCTTGCCGCCATTCTGCCTGTAACCTCCTTTGAAGATGAGGATAAGTCTAAGACCATCCTTATGGTAACCAAGCAGGGACGAATCAAAAAGACCAGCCTGCAGGAGTTCAGACGACCTCTTCGTAAGGGTAAGAGAGCTCTTACTATTAATGAGGGTGATGAAATCATCGGTGCCTATCTGCTTAACGGTGATGATACTGTTCTTCTCTGTACCAGTAAGGGTAAGGCAATTCATTTCCATGAGTCAGATGTTCGTACCATGGGACGTACTGCAGCTGGTGTCCGGGGAATTACCCTTGGTGAAGACGACGAGGTGGTAAGTGCCATTGTTGCCTCCTCCAATGACTCCATTCTGGTTGTTACTGAAAATGGATATGGTAAGCGTAGTCCCATTGAGGAGTACCGTATTCAGAAGCGTGGCGGTAAGGGTATCATTGGAATCAAGCAGTCTGAACGTAATGGAGATCTTATCTCGGCCAAGCAGGTCAGTGATGAGGAGGAGATTATGATCATTGCCGATTCCGGTAAGATGATTCGAATGAACCTTGAAAATGTGCGGATTATCGGTCGAAGCACCCAGGGTGTTCGTCTTATTAACCTTGAGGGAGATGAGAAGGTTGTGAGCATGGATACCGTTGCCCGTGATGAATCAGATCTCGATGATGAGGTAGATGGGACAGCAGTAGCTACAACGGAGTTGGCGGCCGATGTAAATATTATTCCCGACGTGTCAGAGGATGAGTAA